A genomic region of Nymphaea colorata isolate Beijing-Zhang1983 chromosome 2, ASM883128v2, whole genome shotgun sequence contains the following coding sequences:
- the LOC116249326 gene encoding uncharacterized protein LOC116249326 produces MQLTSSSSPIAIRLPISGRPLRPPSGHQRCWILAASRDADNREFGGRMVDENKLVLGRRIQEMKMVERNYEAPAGWADWEKKYHVAYASHVCEGVGLLQRFLISTRPSVGVDMFALVGLSLPTAASVVLFNLIAACNWILGLPLHR; encoded by the coding sequence ATGCAATTGACAAGCTCCAGCAGTCCTATAGCCATTAGGCTGCCCATTTCTGGCCGACCACTTAGGCCGCCGTCCGGTCACCAGCGTTGCTGGATTCTTGCTGCATCAAGGGATGCAGATAACCGGGAGTTCGGCGGCCGGATGGTCGACGAGAACAAGCTTGTGCTGGGGAGAAGGATTCAAGAGATGAAGATGGTGGAGAGGAACTATGAAGCCCCTGCTGGTTGGGCGGATTGGGAGAAGAAATACCATGTTGCTTATGCTTCTCATGTATGTGAAGGGGTGGGGCTGTTACAGAGGTTCTTGATCAGCACAAGGCCGAGTGTGGGTGTGGACATGTTTGCTCTGGTGGGCTTGAGCCTACCCACTGCAGCTTCTGTGgttctcttcaatttgattGCAGCCTGCAACTGGATTCTCGGTCTCCCTCTTCATCGCTAG